In one window of Candidatus Hydrogenedentota bacterium DNA:
- a CDS encoding VCBS repeat-containing protein, with product MISAVATLTLLAGGALLQVQMLPWTPEKSACFTTDVNLDGRAEICILQEQLLHIYGRRSTEPLYSIALPARTTAIDIADVDNDGVADLIALRGEDVLRYALSGSGAPEPEVLFTQQSQFSRADGYPFPAVLIVDRGDGPLIALPTEEALEVRKLSGELVNSYPIGVNAPYHVSIGKPFSYWVNQHAQSGPADALEFRVNRLASFKPLLPDDAFPIDVAGRPPQRLGLSRQQWEADAHRPESWPWFSIAHTATEEVRGLYRQSESEPDATSIRVRTLPSKNNPETAAGEVLGPSRLYPGSLVLHAEAFPDFNGDGFSDIMLWKAPRPGLSADGLSRALTSSRWPLNITTHVYLPEKKRFSPRPQTLISMEIPVAWFMAPSPQGPLQALVLRDFNGDGRTDFGCLTAEDTFTAWQAEGEGLAAKAAIEERFPSRVDEVMFETDLDGQGTTSIALRCGEQLAILRPSPVLPSD from the coding sequence ATGATCTCGGCTGTCGCGACGCTGACCCTTCTGGCGGGTGGGGCCCTGCTCCAAGTGCAGATGCTGCCCTGGACGCCGGAAAAGTCCGCCTGTTTCACGACGGACGTGAATCTGGACGGGCGGGCGGAAATCTGTATTCTCCAGGAGCAGTTGCTCCACATATATGGCCGCAGGTCTACCGAGCCGCTCTACTCCATCGCACTTCCCGCCCGGACCACGGCGATCGACATTGCGGACGTGGACAATGACGGGGTGGCCGACCTGATCGCGCTTCGGGGGGAGGATGTGCTGCGCTATGCGCTGTCGGGCAGTGGCGCGCCCGAACCGGAAGTGCTCTTCACGCAACAGAGCCAGTTCAGCCGGGCGGACGGCTATCCCTTTCCCGCGGTGCTGATCGTGGATCGGGGAGATGGCCCGCTTATCGCGCTGCCGACGGAAGAGGCGCTGGAAGTGCGCAAGCTCAGCGGGGAACTGGTGAACAGCTACCCCATTGGCGTCAATGCGCCGTACCACGTATCGATTGGTAAGCCATTCAGCTATTGGGTCAACCAGCACGCCCAGTCCGGCCCGGCGGACGCGCTGGAGTTTCGGGTGAACCGGCTGGCGAGTTTCAAGCCCCTCCTTCCGGACGACGCCTTTCCCATTGATGTGGCGGGACGCCCTCCCCAGCGGCTGGGCCTGAGCCGCCAGCAGTGGGAGGCGGACGCGCACCGGCCCGAGAGCTGGCCCTGGTTTTCGATTGCACACACCGCGACGGAGGAGGTGCGGGGGCTGTATCGCCAGTCGGAGTCCGAACCCGACGCCACATCTATCCGGGTTCGAACGTTGCCCTCGAAAAACAATCCGGAGACCGCAGCGGGGGAGGTCCTGGGGCCCTCCCGGCTCTATCCCGGTTCACTGGTCCTTCACGCGGAGGCCTTTCCAGACTTCAACGGGGACGGATTCAGCGACATCATGCTCTGGAAAGCGCCGCGTCCGGGCCTTTCCGCCGATGGACTGTCCCGGGCGCTCACGAGCAGCCGCTGGCCTCTGAACATCACCACGCACGTGTATCTGCCCGAGAAGAAGCGCTTTTCGCCGCGCCCCCAGACGCTGATAAGCATGGAAATACCCGTGGCGTGGTTCATGGCGCCGAGCCCGCAGGGCCCGCTTCAGGCGCTGGTGCTACGCGATTTCAACGGGGATGGTCGGACGGACTTCGGGTGTCTGACGGCGGAGGACACATTCACGGCGTGGCAGGCGGAAGGGGAAGGCCTGGCGGCGAAGGCGGCGATCGAGGAACGTTTTCCTTCGCGGGTGGACGAGGTCATGTTTGAGACGGATCTGGATGGGCAGGGCACCACGAGTATCGCCCTGCGTTGTGGCGAACAGCTCGCCATCCTGCGTCCCAGTCCGGTTCTGCCTTCCGACTGA